From a region of the Bradyrhizobium guangdongense genome:
- a CDS encoding ribonuclease activity regulator RraA: MTNISTEALLTLEKTAVATVSTVLRQKGFARVSLRGPRALVEGQKRIAGPAYTMRFVPAREDITTTMAVAGPTSPRTVMEKIPAGAVVVVDAMGLRSAGVFGDIICARMQTRGIAGLVTDGAIRDLVGMKKLNWPIWADGTTAPPSPSEFFCADTQVAVACGGVTIFPGDIVVADDDGAVVVPAAIAEAVAVEAFEKDRFEEWVYDQVKAGALLDGLYPPNDATKERYAKERR, encoded by the coding sequence ATGACGAATATTTCGACTGAGGCCCTGCTAACCCTCGAAAAGACGGCCGTCGCGACCGTCTCGACTGTCCTTCGGCAGAAGGGCTTCGCCCGTGTCTCGCTGCGCGGACCGCGGGCGCTGGTGGAAGGGCAGAAGCGCATCGCGGGGCCGGCCTACACGATGCGTTTTGTGCCGGCGCGCGAAGATATCACGACGACCATGGCCGTAGCCGGCCCCACGTCGCCGCGCACGGTCATGGAGAAGATTCCCGCCGGCGCCGTGGTGGTCGTGGATGCGATGGGGCTGCGGTCGGCCGGCGTGTTCGGCGACATCATCTGCGCTCGGATGCAGACGCGAGGCATCGCAGGTCTTGTCACCGACGGAGCGATACGCGACCTCGTCGGCATGAAGAAACTCAATTGGCCGATCTGGGCGGACGGCACCACCGCGCCGCCCTCGCCGTCCGAGTTCTTCTGTGCCGACACGCAGGTCGCGGTGGCGTGCGGCGGCGTTACGATATTTCCCGGCGACATCGTGGTTGCGGACGACGACGGTGCCGTCGTCGTGCCGGCCGCGATCGCAGAAGCCGTTGCGGTCGAAGCCTTCGAGAAAGATCGCTTCGAGGAGTGGGTCTACGATCAGGTGAAGGCGGGAGCATTGCTCGACGGTCTATATCCACCGAACGATGCGACCAAGGAACGCTACGCGAAAGAGAGGCGCTGA
- a CDS encoding IS5 family transposase, which translates to MRPKKPKATGSGDLFRARLDQIINMKHELVQLAGKVDWDWIDGEIAPLYSENGRPGIATRFMIGLLLLKHIYGLSDEGVCERWVHDPYFQYFTGEEFFQHAFPHERSDLSHWRKRLGDKLELLLAESLRVAHEAGALRSQDLKRVTVDTTVQPKAITFPTDAKLLHAAIKGLNRLARKHGVKLRQSYLRIAKTAAMMAGRYAHAKQFKRHQRQLRILRSRLGRIIRDIRRKIEGQAVLENAFALPLGRASQIRSQQQRQRGWKLYSFHAPEVECIGKGKAAAPYEFGVKASIVTNNRRAPGGLFVLHARALPDNPYDGHTLRDVIDRTETLTGCAIERAYVDKGYRGHDAQNPRRVFISGQKRGVFGVIKRELRRRSAIEPIIGHLKTDGHLGRCYLKGRPGDAANVILSAVGHNFRRVLAWLRALWCLILTTFIAAASDRSSLQSAS; encoded by the coding sequence ATGCGACCGAAGAAGCCCAAAGCGACGGGATCGGGCGATCTGTTCCGGGCCAGGCTGGACCAGATCATCAACATGAAGCACGAGCTGGTTCAGCTCGCCGGCAAGGTCGACTGGGACTGGATCGACGGCGAGATCGCGCCGCTCTACAGCGAGAACGGTCGGCCGGGCATCGCGACCCGCTTCATGATCGGGCTCTTGCTGCTCAAGCACATTTACGGCCTGTCCGATGAGGGGGTGTGCGAGCGCTGGGTCCACGACCCGTATTTCCAGTACTTCACCGGCGAAGAGTTCTTCCAGCACGCCTTCCCGCACGAGCGCTCGGACCTGAGCCACTGGCGCAAGCGGCTCGGCGACAAGCTGGAGCTGCTGTTGGCCGAGAGCCTGCGGGTGGCGCACGAGGCCGGCGCGTTACGCAGCCAGGACCTCAAGCGGGTCACAGTCGACACCACGGTGCAGCCAAAGGCCATCACCTTCCCGACCGATGCCAAGCTGCTGCACGCGGCAATCAAGGGGCTCAACCGCCTGGCGAGGAAGCACGGGGTCAAGCTGCGGCAGTCCTATCTTCGCATTGCCAAGACCGCGGCGATGATGGCGGGACGCTACGCCCACGCCAAGCAATTCAAGCGGCATCAGCGGCAGTTGCGCATCCTGCGCAGCCGGTTGGGCCGGATCATCCGCGATATCCGCCGCAAGATCGAAGGTCAGGCCGTGCTCGAGAACGCCTTCGCCCTGCCGCTCGGCAGGGCCTCGCAGATCCGCTCGCAGCAGCAGCGCCAGCGCGGCTGGAAGCTGTATTCCTTCCATGCTCCAGAGGTCGAGTGCATCGGCAAGGGCAAGGCCGCCGCACCCTACGAGTTCGGTGTCAAAGCCTCCATCGTCACCAACAACCGCCGTGCTCCAGGCGGCCTGTTCGTGCTGCACGCCAGGGCGCTACCCGATAACCCGTACGACGGTCACACCTTGCGGGACGTCATCGACCGCACCGAGACACTCACCGGCTGTGCGATCGAGCGGGCCTATGTCGACAAGGGATACCGCGGCCATGACGCGCAAAATCCTCGTCGCGTCTTCATTTCCGGCCAGAAGCGCGGCGTCTTCGGTGTCATCAAGCGCGAGTTGCGCCGCCGCTCCGCCATCGAGCCCATCATCGGACACCTGAAGACCGATGGTCACCTCGGCCGATGCTACCTCAAAGGCCGCCCCGGCGATGCGGCTAACGTCATCCTCTCCGCCGTCGGTCACAACTTCCGCCGGGTCCTCGCCTGGCTGAGGGCTCTTTGGTGCCTGATCCTGACCACCTTCATCGCGGCCGCCAGCGACCGCTCATCGCTACAATCGGCTTCTTAA
- a CDS encoding DUF2130 domain-containing protein, with translation MHEIICPHCDKAFKVDEAGYADILKQVRDADFAQQLHERLELAERDKQSAVELAKAQVSSDLQKTTAAKDAEIQELKSKLEGSGVAQKLAVAEALSAVEKERDRLANALAESEREKKAASELADALLASEQHKIATAKEREIQDLKAKVQAVELEKKLAVTEAVGALEKERDELKSGISRVQLEKQLSEQSLKDKYETQIKDRDDAIERLKDMKARLSTKMVGETLEQHCETEFNRVRSMAFPRAYFEKDNDARTGSKGDYIFRDSDEAGTEIISIMFEMKNESDKTATKSKNEDFLKELDRDRIEKGCEYAILVSLLEPDNELYNAGIVDVFHRYPKMYVIRPQFFLPMITLLRNAAVNSLKYKTELALVKAQNVDITQFENQLESFKTAFSKNYDLASRHFQTALTEIDKSIDHLQKTKDALIGADRNLRLANDKAQDVTIKKLTRGNPTMAAKFAELKSAPAEAAE, from the coding sequence ATGCACGAGATCATCTGTCCCCACTGTGACAAGGCCTTCAAGGTTGATGAAGCCGGTTACGCGGACATCCTGAAGCAAGTCCGTGACGCGGATTTCGCTCAGCAGCTCCACGAACGGTTGGAGCTGGCCGAGCGTGACAAGCAGAGCGCCGTTGAATTGGCCAAGGCCCAGGTAAGCAGCGATCTGCAGAAGACCACGGCTGCTAAGGACGCTGAAATCCAGGAATTAAAGTCCAAGCTTGAGGGGAGCGGCGTTGCCCAGAAGCTCGCGGTTGCTGAAGCGCTCAGCGCCGTCGAAAAGGAGCGGGATAGACTCGCGAACGCGCTAGCTGAGTCCGAGCGCGAAAAGAAGGCGGCCTCGGAGCTTGCTGACGCGCTCCTGGCGAGCGAGCAGCACAAGATTGCTACTGCCAAGGAAAGGGAGATCCAGGATCTGAAGGCGAAGGTTCAGGCAGTTGAGCTTGAGAAGAAGCTCGCCGTGACTGAAGCGGTAGGTGCCCTCGAAAAAGAGCGTGATGAGCTGAAAAGCGGCATCAGTCGAGTACAGCTCGAAAAGCAGCTCTCCGAGCAATCGTTGAAGGATAAGTACGAAACCCAGATCAAAGATCGCGACGACGCCATCGAGCGTCTCAAGGATATGAAGGCCCGCCTCTCGACCAAGATGGTGGGCGAGACCCTCGAGCAACACTGCGAGACTGAGTTTAACCGGGTCCGGTCGATGGCTTTTCCGCGCGCTTATTTCGAGAAGGACAACGACGCGCGGACCGGCAGCAAGGGCGATTACATTTTCCGCGACTCGGACGAGGCAGGCACTGAAATCATTTCGATCATGTTCGAGATGAAGAACGAGAGCGATAAGACCGCGACGAAAAGCAAAAACGAAGACTTTCTCAAAGAACTTGACCGGGATCGCATCGAGAAGGGCTGCGAGTACGCTATCTTGGTCTCATTGCTTGAACCGGACAACGAGCTTTACAATGCCGGCATCGTCGACGTCTTCCACCGCTACCCAAAAATGTATGTCATCCGGCCGCAGTTCTTCCTGCCTATGATTACGCTCCTAAGGAACGCGGCAGTCAATTCGCTGAAGTACAAAACCGAGCTTGCGCTCGTGAAAGCGCAGAATGTCGATATAACCCAGTTTGAGAACCAGCTCGAATCGTTCAAAACCGCATTCTCAAAGAACTATGATCTTGCTTCCCGGCACTTTCAGACGGCTCTTACGGAGATCGACAAGTCGATCGATCATCTGCAGAAGACGAAGGATGCCTTGATCGGTGCGGATCGCAACCTGCGTCTTGCCAATGACAAGGCACAGGACGTGACGATTAAGAAGCTAACTCGGGGCAATCCGACAATGGCTGCGAAATTTGCGGAGCTTAAGAGCGCGCCTGCCGAAGCCGCGGAGTGA
- the tnpB gene encoding IS66 family insertion sequence element accessory protein TnpB — MRCERHDDRGWCGFATRPIDFRGGHDGLATEVQEMLRLDPFLGAAFVFRSNRGQRLRTA, encoded by the coding sequence GTGCGGTGCGAGCGTCACGATGATCGCGGCTGGTGCGGATTTGCAACGCGGCCGATCGACTTCCGCGGCGGCCATGATGGGCTTGCGACGGAGGTGCAGGAGATGCTTCGTCTCGACCCGTTCCTCGGCGCGGCCTTCGTGTTCCGATCGAACCGAGGCCAACGATTGCGGACGGCGTGA
- a CDS encoding VirK family protein — protein sequence MRLNITCLTRLSSLLLVASVSTTAKAGEPSAKYVDVLSALRAGKVVTLILDLDRCTTVDGGQPGPAMQGGLIISAFRVSAQNGISFANVHQTLDDSGHPVTEYIRHSLNREGKLKVKASKLVAGAAEAVIQGEFVCELPDGAKFLW from the coding sequence ATGCGGCTCAATATCACATGTCTAACGAGACTGTCTTCCTTGCTTTTAGTGGCAAGCGTAAGCACGACAGCGAAGGCCGGCGAGCCTTCTGCAAAATATGTAGACGTGCTAAGTGCCCTGCGGGCCGGCAAGGTAGTAACGCTAATACTAGATCTCGATCGTTGCACAACCGTTGATGGCGGTCAGCCCGGACCAGCCATGCAAGGTGGTCTGATTATCAGCGCCTTCAGGGTTAGCGCGCAGAACGGAATCAGCTTCGCCAATGTGCATCAAACCTTGGACGACTCAGGACACCCTGTTACCGAATACATCCGCCACAGCCTTAACCGCGAAGGCAAGCTCAAGGTAAAGGCCTCAAAGTTGGTTGCTGGCGCGGCCGAAGCCGTGATCCAGGGTGAATTTGTCTGCGAGCTGCCAGACGGCGCGAAGTTCCTTTGGTAA
- a CDS encoding IS4 family transposase: protein MKFWTRKKFKGRAQLKKKINPTRVPIEKKESVRWLDNLRQSIERLRQPERCIHIGDRESDIDELYCLTQELGAHFLVRACVDRLAGDGGHTIATEMEETSVKGLHYIDVRNDKGETTKAALEIKFKRIAVLPPIGKQKHYPALDLTIIHATERGTPKGRKPIEWKLITDLAVRRRSEAIEKINWYAMRWKIEAFHKILKSGCKAEDSKLRTAERLANLMAVFCILSWRVLWLTMLNRLAPNASPKLALTDTEIALLDQLISGASHRRCRPGTLAFYLTKLARLGGYLARAADPPPGNVVIWRCLSRLTDIKLGAEIAAAGNVGN from the coding sequence GTGAAGTTCTGGACACGAAAAAAGTTCAAAGGCAGGGCGCAGCTCAAGAAGAAGATCAACCCGACCCGCGTTCCGATCGAGAAGAAGGAGAGCGTTCGCTGGCTCGACAATCTCAGGCAATCGATCGAGCGGCTCCGACAGCCGGAGCGTTGCATTCATATCGGTGACCGTGAAAGCGACATCGACGAATTGTATTGCCTGACGCAAGAGCTTGGCGCTCACTTCCTTGTCCGCGCCTGCGTCGATCGGCTGGCAGGCGATGGCGGTCATACGATTGCAACCGAGATGGAAGAGACCAGCGTCAAAGGCTTGCATTACATCGACGTGCGCAACGACAAGGGCGAGACGACGAAGGCCGCGCTGGAAATCAAGTTCAAGCGGATCGCGGTCTTGCCTCCCATCGGGAAGCAGAAACATTATCCAGCCCTCGACCTTACTATAATCCATGCCACTGAGCGCGGTACGCCAAAGGGCCGTAAACCGATTGAGTGGAAGCTCATCACGGACCTAGCCGTCCGCAGGCGCTCGGAGGCAATCGAGAAGATCAACTGGTACGCCATGCGGTGGAAAATCGAGGCGTTCCACAAGATCCTGAAATCGGGTTGTAAGGCGGAAGACTCAAAACTCCGGACCGCGGAGCGACTTGCCAATCTAATGGCAGTCTTCTGCATTCTCAGCTGGCGCGTCCTCTGGCTCACCATGCTCAATCGCCTCGCCCCAAACGCGTCACCGAAGCTCGCACTGACAGACACCGAGATCGCATTGCTCGATCAACTCATCAGCGGCGCCAGCCATCGACGATGTCGGCCTGGAACCCTTGCATTTTATCTTACCAAACTTGCACGATTAGGGGGCTACTTGGCCCGGGCAGCCGATCCGCCACCGGGAAATGTTGTCATCTGGCGCTGTCTCTCGAGACTCACAGATATCAAACTCGGTGCCGAAATTGCAGCGGCTGGAAATGTGGGTAATTGA
- a CDS encoding IS4/Tn5 family transposase DNA-binding protein → MCSSGTTSRWSAGPDGRQDDGDESAVEHWTEREIDKTAFKDARLGQRFGELLKQIGDGMGGSIPFARQDWANTKAAYRFFANERVEEADILSGHFAATRARYDDCTGPILLIQDTTEFSYQRANTSAIGLTKSVNSGRNKDGRWRHHTVCGMLMHSSLAVTVEACRWDWRR, encoded by the coding sequence ATGTGTTCAAGTGGAACGACATCTCGTTGGTCGGCCGGCCCGGATGGTCGCCAGGATGATGGTGATGAAAGCGCCGTCGAACACTGGACGGAGCGCGAGATCGACAAGACAGCTTTCAAGGATGCTCGTCTTGGTCAACGATTTGGCGAGCTGTTGAAGCAAATTGGTGACGGTATGGGCGGGAGCATACCGTTCGCGCGTCAGGACTGGGCGAACACGAAGGCGGCCTACCGCTTCTTCGCCAACGAGCGCGTGGAGGAAGCCGACATCCTCAGCGGCCACTTCGCCGCCACACGCGCACGTTACGATGATTGTACAGGCCCAATTCTCCTCATTCAGGACACGACGGAATTCTCCTATCAACGCGCGAACACGAGCGCCATTGGCCTAACCAAGAGCGTCAACAGCGGTCGGAACAAGGACGGTCGTTGGCGCCATCACACGGTCTGCGGAATGCTGATGCATTCCAGTCTCGCTGTGACTGTCGAGGCTTGCCGCTGGGATTGGCGGCGGTGA
- a CDS encoding transposase, translated as MTISRAEVITSVERRRRWSRDEKERLVAASLEPGANVSEVARTAGLHVSQLFRWRKELCKHGEASIAAVRAGRESAVCAAAGGCRSPFGDDIGASTEEPRHHRD; from the coding sequence ATGACGATTTCGAGGGCGGAGGTGATCACATCGGTCGAGCGGCGGCGCCGGTGGTCGCGGGATGAGAAGGAACGGCTAGTTGCAGCATCGCTCGAGCCCGGAGCCAATGTTTCCGAGGTGGCTCGCACGGCCGGCCTTCATGTGAGCCAGCTGTTCCGGTGGCGCAAAGAGCTTTGTAAGCACGGTGAAGCGAGTATAGCGGCCGTTCGTGCCGGTCGAGAGTCGGCCGTCTGTGCCGCCGCGGGAGGTTGCCGAAGCCCCTTTGGCGACGACATCGGGGCGTCGACGGAAGAGCCAAGGCATCATCGAGATTGA
- a CDS encoding PAS domain-containing protein, whose protein sequence is MFNWLIAFGRSSAQFILASITLAALTLASLYLHSPFAATALVYLVVILVFSLIGTFVASLALSIVAVSALIYVLTFNPQIDAPHELLVIIAFLTASIIGTRLIAKLRYEKEAAREVAAELRHSADDLRNREKLWREIFEHNPAMYFMVNETGTVLNVNSFGAIHLGYTPAELIGQSVFRVFLKDDREVVRKSIERCLTYIGQSRTWEIQKVRRNGSVLWVRETAKAILWADDKPIVLIACEDITEQKRTVLALQRSEAHLAQAQELSHTGSFGWNVATGEVFWSKESFRIFQYDPETKVTAQHVIDRTHPEDKTSVQDTLNRALRGEHFEHEYRLLMPDGSIKYIHAVARATRTASGNIEFVGAATDVTTAKQTEQQLRRSEAYLVDAQQLSRTSTWSWDCNRRCFAYRSAEVSRLFGFDPDEPVTIEAIRSRIHPDDLPRQQEIQRQAIEQKTGNFEYDFRICLPDGAIRHIHAVAHAVLASDGSTVELVGTHMDVTEQHAAKQQLEDTLAALRESEQRFRDYAATASDWLWETGPDHRYTLSEHTNATDLLARAVIGLRCWEIASDVEEEPEKWRQHEITLNAHLPFRDLVYRTVGRTRSPIYFQSSGRPLFDVSGHFLGYRGVATDITAKVRADQAEQGLRKAQADLAHVTRLTALGELTASIAHEVNQPLTAIISNADACLGWLRREAPDISAVHRSVEWIIDDAMRASEVIRRVRTLARNGDIEMVALDINEVVNDSIALVTRELINHQVTLRTELAPSLPKILGDRVQLQQVIINLVMNGVEAMQAVDDRARELMIQSSRDNESRVQLSVTDSGVGIAEGDRIRVLDPFFTTKSTGLGMGLSICRSIVEAHGGRLSIVQKQEPGASFQFVLPVVS, encoded by the coding sequence ATGTTTAATTGGCTCATCGCGTTTGGACGTTCATCGGCGCAATTTATTTTGGCTAGCATTACGCTCGCGGCATTGACGCTAGCTTCCTTGTATCTTCATAGCCCTTTCGCAGCCACAGCGCTTGTCTATTTGGTCGTGATTTTGGTGTTTTCGCTGATTGGCACTTTCGTCGCATCGTTGGCGCTTTCCATAGTCGCCGTCAGCGCTTTAATTTACGTCCTCACGTTCAATCCCCAGATCGACGCCCCTCACGAGCTTTTGGTGATTATCGCTTTCCTTACTGCGTCCATCATCGGAACGCGCCTGATCGCAAAACTCCGCTACGAAAAGGAAGCAGCGCGTGAGGTCGCCGCCGAGCTAAGGCACAGCGCGGACGATCTGCGCAACCGAGAGAAACTCTGGCGCGAGATCTTTGAGCATAACCCGGCCATGTACTTCATGGTCAATGAAACCGGAACCGTCCTGAACGTCAATAGTTTCGGCGCGATCCACCTCGGCTATACGCCCGCGGAACTGATCGGCCAATCGGTGTTCAGAGTCTTTCTGAAAGACGATCGCGAGGTCGTTCGCAAATCCATCGAGCGATGCCTTACATATATCGGCCAATCGCGTACATGGGAAATCCAGAAAGTCCGTAGGAACGGCTCGGTGCTGTGGGTGCGCGAGACTGCCAAGGCGATCTTGTGGGCCGACGATAAGCCCATCGTCCTCATTGCCTGCGAAGATATCACCGAACAGAAGCGGACGGTTCTTGCTCTTCAGCGGAGCGAAGCGCATTTGGCTCAGGCGCAAGAATTGAGCCACACAGGCAGCTTTGGCTGGAACGTGGCCACCGGCGAGGTCTTTTGGTCGAAGGAAAGCTTTCGGATATTCCAGTATGATCCAGAGACCAAAGTAACGGCGCAACACGTCATTGACCGCACTCACCCAGAAGACAAGACTTCTGTCCAAGACACTTTGAATCGGGCCCTTCGAGGCGAGCATTTCGAGCACGAATACCGATTGCTGATGCCCGACGGCTCGATAAAGTACATTCACGCGGTGGCACGTGCTACGAGAACCGCGTCCGGGAATATCGAGTTTGTCGGGGCGGCCACGGACGTCACGACAGCAAAGCAGACGGAACAACAACTGCGCCGTAGCGAGGCCTATCTGGTCGACGCGCAGCAGCTCAGTCGCACGAGCACCTGGTCGTGGGACTGCAACCGTCGCTGTTTTGCTTATCGCTCCGCCGAAGTCAGTCGTCTATTTGGCTTTGACCCGGATGAGCCGGTGACCATTGAGGCCATCCGATCGCGGATTCATCCAGACGACTTGCCGCGGCAACAGGAAATCCAACGTCAGGCCATTGAACAAAAAACAGGGAATTTTGAATACGATTTCCGAATCTGTCTTCCCGACGGCGCGATACGACACATACATGCTGTTGCGCACGCCGTGCTGGCAAGCGATGGCTCAACTGTCGAACTCGTCGGAACGCACATGGATGTCACTGAGCAGCACGCAGCCAAACAACAATTGGAAGACACTCTTGCTGCGCTACGCGAGAGCGAGCAGCGCTTTCGTGACTACGCCGCAACTGCTTCTGACTGGTTATGGGAGACCGGGCCGGATCACCGGTACACCTTGTCGGAGCACACCAACGCTACGGACCTCTTGGCAAGAGCGGTCATCGGCCTGCGTTGCTGGGAGATTGCGAGCGACGTTGAAGAAGAGCCCGAGAAGTGGCGGCAGCATGAAATAACGCTAAATGCCCATCTTCCATTTCGCGATCTGGTCTATCGTACCGTGGGGAGGACCAGGTCACCAATCTACTTCCAGAGCAGCGGCAGGCCCTTATTTGATGTAAGCGGCCATTTTCTCGGCTACCGAGGCGTGGCCACTGATATCACGGCGAAAGTTCGCGCCGATCAGGCTGAACAAGGACTGCGAAAGGCACAGGCGGATCTTGCGCATGTGACGCGCCTGACGGCGCTGGGGGAACTAACAGCCTCTATCGCCCACGAAGTGAACCAACCGCTCACGGCCATAATCAGCAACGCCGATGCGTGCCTTGGCTGGCTACGTCGCGAAGCTCCCGACATTTCCGCCGTGCACAGATCCGTAGAGTGGATCATTGATGACGCTATGCGCGCAAGCGAAGTGATTCGCAGGGTCCGCACACTCGCGAGGAACGGTGATATCGAGATGGTAGCGCTAGACATTAATGAGGTTGTGAACGACTCTATCGCGCTGGTAACGCGTGAGCTGATTAACCACCAAGTGACCTTGCGAACTGAGCTAGCACCATCACTTCCCAAAATTCTCGGTGACCGGGTTCAGCTGCAACAAGTAATCATCAATCTGGTGATGAACGGAGTAGAGGCCATGCAAGCTGTTGACGACAGAGCGCGCGAACTGATGATTCAGTCATCCAGAGACAATGAGAGCCGCGTGCAGCTCTCCGTGACTGATAGCGGCGTCGGCATCGCTGAGGGTGATAGGATCCGAGTCTTAGATCCGTTCTTCACCACCAAATCTACCGGCCTTGGAATGGGTCTGTCGATCTGCCGCTCGATCGTAGAAGCTCACGGAGGCCGCCTGTCGATCGTCCAGAAGCAAGAGCCGGGCGCATCCTTTCAATTTGTCCTGCCAGTCGTGTCATGA
- a CDS encoding response regulator, whose translation MRILLVDQDAAFVRAAKKTLFVRGFAVDLISTLDEAETALSCASYHILLLELALPDGNGLDWLKQLRREGYSMPAMMMSSLSDLETRIAIFNGGADDFLPKPVSIDELIARMRAILRRSTQLTAPVITFGNLHFDPIGRQVSVDGRPLRIARREVCILEHLLSRAGRTVPRALLEESLYAFDDEVSTNALEVGIYRLRTHLSKSGTTLRIKTARGVGYALELKNDPLPCRHT comes from the coding sequence ATGCGAATCCTACTGGTCGATCAGGACGCCGCCTTCGTGCGAGCCGCCAAGAAAACCCTGTTCGTTCGCGGTTTTGCCGTGGACCTCATCTCTACTCTTGACGAAGCGGAGACCGCGCTGAGTTGTGCCAGCTATCACATTCTCTTGCTCGAGTTGGCTCTGCCGGACGGAAATGGATTGGACTGGTTGAAACAGTTGAGACGTGAAGGATATTCAATGCCTGCCATGATGATGAGCAGCCTGAGCGATCTTGAGACCAGGATCGCGATATTCAATGGTGGCGCCGACGATTTTCTTCCTAAGCCGGTGTCTATCGATGAGCTTATTGCTCGAATGCGCGCCATTTTGCGACGATCGACGCAATTGACGGCACCCGTGATCACCTTCGGGAACTTACATTTCGATCCTATTGGCCGGCAAGTCTCAGTTGACGGTCGGCCACTCAGAATTGCGCGCCGCGAAGTCTGCATTCTCGAACATCTGCTCAGCCGAGCAGGCCGCACCGTGCCGCGAGCGTTGCTAGAGGAAAGCCTCTATGCGTTTGACGATGAAGTCTCGACCAATGCCTTAGAAGTCGGGATCTATCGATTGCGCACACATTTGAGCAAGTCCGGCACAACGCTACGAATCAAAACCGCGCGCGGCGTCGGCTACGCGCTTGAACTGAAGAACGATCCGCTGCCTTGCCGCCACACTTGA